One genomic segment of Chitinivibrionales bacterium includes these proteins:
- a CDS encoding 4Fe-4S dicluster domain-containing protein — protein sequence MAHKITDACVACGSCLPECPEEAISEGDPIYVIDADKCTDCGTCVDACPSEAIES from the coding sequence ATGGCACACAAAATTACAGATGCATGTGTTGCATGCGGTTCATGTCTTCCCGAATGCCCCGAAGAAGCTATCAGCGAAGGCGATCCGATCTACGTTATTGATGCGGATAAATGCACCGATTGCGGTACATGTGTTGATGCGTGTCCTTCGGAAGCTATAGAAAGCTAA
- a CDS encoding aminotransferase class I/II-fold pyridoxal phosphate-dependent enzyme, translated as MISFSLCAQNMRSSEIRRLMKLAADPSIISFAGGMPNNNLFPVDTISELFSSLPKSSKQQAFQYCPTSGYPPLLESLSSYLRSKGMPMDSNKLIITTGAQQAINIIAKVMLDPGDAVLTERPSFIGALAAFKSYCAGIIGAPLDENGIVIKELDKNLSSTDRAKLLYINPNFHNPAGIIYSKQRKEELIHWLSNKNLCLLEDDPYGELYFNDEDMGKTVSIKALAPEKLPVCYTGSFSKILGPGMRLGWLLGPPEIIEKCELAKQSMDACSPTFTQVLAHEFMVQDKLSTYLQELRPCYARRADIMLEALKAFMPDTVSWTVPEGGFYLWLILPETVDSSNVLSSCIEKGAAFVIGKAFDPEGRRNNCLRLAFSHTPEDKIEEGIKIIASVLKEII; from the coding sequence ATGATCTCATTTTCACTTTGTGCTCAAAACATGCGGTCTTCCGAGATTCGACGACTCATGAAGCTGGCTGCAGATCCATCTATCATATCATTTGCAGGAGGAATGCCGAATAACAATCTGTTTCCTGTGGACACCATTTCCGAACTCTTTTCTTCGCTGCCCAAAAGCAGCAAGCAGCAGGCTTTTCAATACTGCCCCACCTCGGGATACCCTCCCCTGCTCGAATCACTGTCATCCTACCTCCGGTCTAAAGGAATGCCGATGGATTCCAACAAACTTATAATCACAACCGGAGCTCAGCAGGCGATTAATATCATCGCAAAGGTAATGCTCGATCCGGGCGATGCAGTTCTTACCGAAAGACCGTCCTTTATCGGCGCCCTCGCGGCTTTTAAATCCTATTGCGCCGGCATAATCGGCGCACCGCTGGATGAAAACGGTATTGTGATTAAAGAACTTGACAAAAATCTTTCATCCACCGACCGGGCAAAACTCTTGTACATCAACCCGAATTTTCATAATCCCGCAGGGATTATCTACAGCAAACAAAGAAAAGAAGAATTGATACACTGGCTTTCGAACAAAAATCTGTGTCTCCTGGAAGACGACCCTTACGGCGAATTGTATTTCAATGATGAAGACATGGGAAAGACGGTATCGATCAAGGCACTTGCTCCGGAAAAGCTTCCTGTCTGCTACACCGGTTCTTTTTCAAAAATACTGGGCCCGGGCATGCGTCTCGGCTGGCTTCTTGGCCCTCCGGAGATAATCGAAAAATGCGAACTGGCCAAACAATCCATGGATGCCTGTTCACCCACCTTTACCCAGGTACTGGCCCATGAATTCATGGTACAGGACAAATTATCGACGTACCTGCAGGAACTGCGTCCCTGCTATGCGCGCCGGGCAGATATTATGCTTGAAGCACTTAAGGCTTTTATGCCCGATACGGTCTCCTGGACAGTTCCTGAGGGAGGCTTTTATCTCTGGCTGATCCTCCCCGAAACAGTGGACTCCAGCAATGTATTGTCATCGTGCATAGAAAAGGGCGCAGCTTTTGTTATTGGAAAAGCATTTGACCCTGAAGGCAGAAGAAACAACTGTTTACGACTCGCTTTTTCCCACACGCCCGAGGATAAAATCGAAGAAGGGATCAAAATCATTGCATCGGTATTGAAAGAGATAATTTGA
- the xerD gene encoding site-specific tyrosine recombinase XerD yields MKELPFLNQFQAHLRLERTLSDNTIESYRYDLQRLCGFLKQQRKESAADVTPGILSDYIKALFDVGFSSSSIQRTLSTLRSYFGFLVAEDIIKEDPTELLEGPRMNRYLPSVLTVDEIMGVLDAIDTRKRCGMRDKAMLETLYATGMRVSELSEVAYEQVLFEESLIRIFGKGSKERIVPVGEIALQWIRGYCDTERPFLSKPHTDSTLFLNMRGTGLSRMGIWKIIQKYVIASGLKKKVSPHTFRHSFATHLLEGGADLRFVQEMLGHANIVTTEIYTHIDREHLKEVHRSFHPRFTKKKSSDVREEHD; encoded by the coding sequence ATGAAAGAGCTTCCCTTTCTCAATCAATTTCAAGCACATCTCCGTCTCGAACGGACCCTGAGTGACAACACAATAGAATCTTATCGGTATGATCTTCAACGGCTGTGTGGCTTTCTGAAACAGCAGCGAAAGGAGTCTGCCGCCGATGTTACTCCCGGTATTCTGTCGGACTATATAAAAGCGCTTTTCGATGTTGGATTTTCATCCAGCTCCATTCAACGCACCCTTTCGACGCTTCGGAGCTATTTCGGTTTTTTAGTGGCAGAGGATATTATTAAAGAAGATCCAACAGAGCTTCTTGAAGGACCTCGCATGAACCGTTATCTGCCTTCGGTATTGACGGTGGATGAGATTATGGGAGTGCTCGATGCCATAGATACCCGGAAACGATGCGGAATGCGTGATAAAGCCATGCTGGAGACTCTCTATGCAACAGGCATGCGAGTTTCCGAGCTGTCGGAAGTAGCCTATGAGCAGGTGCTTTTTGAAGAATCACTGATCCGTATCTTCGGTAAAGGCTCAAAGGAGCGAATCGTTCCTGTGGGGGAGATCGCTCTTCAATGGATACGTGGTTACTGCGATACCGAGCGTCCTTTTCTTTCCAAGCCCCACACCGACAGCACACTTTTTCTCAATATGCGGGGAACCGGTCTTTCGAGGATGGGAATCTGGAAAATCATCCAAAAGTACGTAATCGCTTCGGGGTTAAAAAAGAAAGTTTCTCCTCATACTTTCAGGCATTCTTTTGCAACTCACCTTCTCGAAGGTGGAGCGGATCTTCGTTTTGTGCAGGAGATGCTGGGACATGCCAATATCGTTACAACTGAAATCTATACGCATATCGATAGAGAACACCTGAAGGAAGTTCACCGTAGTTTTCACCCGAGGTTTACAAAAAAGAAGTCTTCCGACGTGAGGGAGGAGCATGACTGA
- a CDS encoding MBL fold metallo-hydrolase, giving the protein MSITIKRFIAGPIDTNSFVVFDEGPPCIVIDPSSGCDEILSYIRENSLQVKAILLTHAHFDHCMGIDEIKGVFTDATVWVHLDEIPLLTSPEFNGSPMIGREYAYTGKTEELKEGKLVFDDISLEVLAVPGHSPGGCAFLFENYCISGDALFAGSIGRTDFAGGSYTKLIENIKTKLLTLPDETIVFPGHGNRTTIGREKSHNQFLR; this is encoded by the coding sequence ATGTCAATTACTATCAAACGATTTATTGCAGGACCAATCGATACAAACAGTTTTGTGGTTTTCGATGAGGGACCACCATGTATCGTGATAGATCCATCGAGTGGTTGTGATGAGATTCTATCGTATATACGGGAAAATTCCCTTCAGGTAAAAGCCATTCTCCTTACTCACGCCCATTTTGATCACTGTATGGGCATCGATGAAATTAAAGGGGTATTCACTGATGCCACTGTCTGGGTTCATCTCGACGAAATACCTCTCTTAACATCACCCGAGTTCAATGGATCGCCCATGATTGGAAGAGAGTATGCATATACCGGAAAAACAGAGGAATTAAAAGAGGGAAAGCTCGTTTTTGATGATATCTCCCTTGAGGTATTGGCAGTACCCGGACACAGCCCGGGCGGATGTGCCTTTCTTTTTGAGAATTATTGCATTTCCGGTGACGCTCTCTTTGCCGGTTCCATCGGAAGGACCGACTTTGCAGGAGGTAGTTACACGAAGCTTATCGAAAATATAAAAACAAAGCTCCTGACCTTGCCCGATGAAACCATCGTGTTTCCCGGTCATGGCAATCGGACAACGATTGGACGGGAAAAAAGTCATAACCAGTTTTTGCGATGA
- the queF gene encoding NADPH-dependent 7-cyano-7-deazaguanine reductase QueF, which yields MFSKKSIPLDKAIAQNLFPPLETFECPFDSHKDRTGVIRIVFPEFTCVCPKTGYPDFGTIGLYYIPDKRCIELKSWKLYLNSFRMIGTFHETVTSFLYSTVNDLLKPSWLLLVGDFFPRGNVDTTVVFESKGERPEAANGLIAQHVPSCRQFDRS from the coding sequence ATGTTTTCAAAAAAATCCATTCCACTTGACAAAGCAATTGCTCAAAATCTGTTTCCGCCATTGGAAACATTCGAGTGCCCGTTTGACTCTCATAAAGACCGAACCGGTGTCATCAGGATCGTTTTTCCTGAATTTACCTGTGTTTGCCCCAAAACCGGCTATCCCGATTTCGGCACCATCGGATTATATTATATTCCCGACAAACGTTGCATAGAGTTGAAATCCTGGAAACTCTATCTCAATTCCTTTCGTATGATCGGGACATTTCATGAGACCGTTACATCCTTTCTTTACTCAACAGTGAATGATCTACTCAAACCATCCTGGCTGCTCCTCGTGGGCGACTTTTTTCCCCGGGGCAATGTGGATACAACTGTTGTGTTCGAATCGAAGGGCGAACGGCCGGAAGCTGCTAATGGCTTAATAGCACAGCACGTACCAAGCTGCCGCCAATTTGACAGAAGCTGA
- a CDS encoding GAF domain-containing protein: protein MNQHIILVGSAPQPDIELLRSTAAAYNFVIEPYDNTDFQSPNNLPWGFISYLPCKRETIVDFLSRIPVGLAQDIPFFQNIQSDSYPSSFEGIPISGVFKSPLTFLDVCNMMTIMSQQVPATRQSHSLAEEVIRYRREKNQLLRIGTALSSQNDPDILLDFILAESRAAVGADAGSLYIREQVGPGGAMGNRLRFKIAQNDSVAMQEKTREFTIPISDNTISGYVALTGDILNVGDVYRLDESVSYKWGKGWDKRFGYRMKSMLTVPLKNLGGEIVGVLQLMNKKVHPGISLTSSDIVEREVVSFTHSDEEFVFSIAALAAVSIERVQLYQNIQAIFEGFLSSSTAAIDERDRVTAGHSKRVAGYAMAFVDAINDQTQGKYADIYFSPERKRQFIFAALLHDYGKIGVPEELLTKECRLRKGEMEAIATRAEIVKLHLKSGTRSPSWSSLDEIDKDLAFIEKINKAGFLADDDFRQLEKIRKKRYRAYHEGELPFITEKEWEHLSIRKGNLTATERELINSHAQATRRILSKIPWTKELKQIPSIACHHHEKLDGSGYPDGLKGGQIDLECRILAVVDIYEALVAQDRPYKPRMPAEKAIAILRAEAQQNHLDSDIVEFFVEKGLHKIFLHEVE, encoded by the coding sequence ATGAACCAACACATTATTCTCGTAGGGTCTGCTCCTCAACCTGATATCGAATTACTTCGTTCCACCGCTGCTGCGTACAACTTTGTAATAGAGCCATACGATAATACGGACTTTCAATCCCCGAATAATCTTCCCTGGGGATTCATCTCCTATCTTCCCTGCAAAAGAGAAACGATAGTTGATTTTCTATCGCGAATTCCGGTGGGGCTTGCTCAGGATATACCTTTTTTCCAGAATATTCAATCCGATTCCTATCCATCGTCATTTGAGGGTATTCCGATCTCCGGAGTCTTTAAAAGTCCCCTGACTTTTCTCGATGTCTGCAATATGATGACCATAATGTCGCAACAGGTTCCGGCGACCCGCCAAAGCCATAGTCTGGCAGAAGAGGTGATCCGGTACCGGAGAGAAAAAAATCAATTATTGCGAATCGGTACTGCCCTTTCATCACAGAATGATCCGGATATATTGCTCGATTTTATTCTTGCCGAAAGCAGAGCCGCAGTTGGCGCTGATGCGGGAAGCCTTTATATTCGGGAGCAGGTTGGCCCCGGCGGGGCGATGGGAAACCGGCTTCGATTCAAGATCGCTCAGAACGACTCGGTGGCTATGCAGGAAAAGACCCGCGAATTTACTATTCCAATCAGTGATAATACTATTTCAGGCTATGTAGCCTTAACTGGTGACATTCTGAATGTCGGAGATGTTTATCGTCTCGATGAAAGCGTCTCTTATAAATGGGGAAAAGGATGGGATAAGCGATTCGGCTATCGAATGAAATCGATGCTGACTGTTCCGCTGAAAAATCTTGGCGGTGAAATAGTTGGAGTGCTGCAGCTCATGAACAAAAAAGTTCATCCCGGCATCTCACTTACATCCTCTGATATTGTTGAAAGGGAGGTGGTTTCCTTTACGCATTCGGACGAGGAATTTGTTTTCTCTATCGCCGCTCTGGCTGCCGTTTCGATCGAGCGTGTTCAGCTCTATCAAAATATCCAGGCTATATTCGAAGGGTTCCTGAGTTCATCAACTGCTGCAATCGATGAGCGAGACAGGGTGACGGCCGGTCATTCAAAGCGGGTCGCGGGATATGCAATGGCCTTTGTCGATGCTATCAATGACCAAACTCAGGGGAAATATGCCGATATTTATTTTTCACCCGAGCGAAAGCGGCAATTTATCTTCGCAGCCCTCCTTCACGACTACGGCAAAATCGGTGTTCCCGAAGAGTTGCTGACAAAGGAGTGCCGCCTCCGGAAAGGGGAGATGGAGGCTATCGCAACACGTGCCGAAATCGTCAAGTTACATCTCAAATCGGGTACCCGCAGTCCATCATGGTCATCACTTGATGAAATAGATAAAGATCTGGCATTTATCGAAAAAATTAATAAAGCAGGTTTTTTGGCTGATGATGATTTCCGTCAGCTCGAAAAAATCAGAAAAAAACGCTACCGGGCTTACCACGAGGGTGAATTGCCCTTCATCACCGAGAAAGAATGGGAGCACCTGTCGATACGGAAAGGTAACCTTACTGCTACCGAGCGGGAGCTTATCAACTCTCACGCTCAGGCAACACGGCGGATACTTTCTAAGATCCCCTGGACAAAGGAACTCAAACAGATTCCCTCAATCGCATGTCATCACCACGAAAAACTCGATGGTTCGGGATATCCCGATGGGCTTAAGGGGGGGCAGATAGATCTTGAATGCAGAATTCTCGCTGTAGTAGATATCTATGAAGCCCTCGTTGCACAGGACAGACCCTACAAGCCTCGCATGCCTGCTGAAAAAGCAATCGCAATACTCCGTGCTGAAGCACAGCAGAATCATCTCGATTCGGATATCGTCGAGTTTTTTGTCGAAAAAGGACTCCATAAAATTTTTCTTCATGAAGTGGAGTGA